Proteins encoded in a region of the Neodiprion virginianus isolate iyNeoVirg1 chromosome 2, iyNeoVirg1.1, whole genome shotgun sequence genome:
- the LOC124298841 gene encoding DNA helicase MCM8-like isoform X5 — translation MNNRGRSWYRNKGKRKRPSEITETIGGSKKDMSNPTDSSKACSLFNPNRHNSPYHNWDLYFHNEVYTKASSTVRKIEAMQRFIMSHMDIFPVSNLENNKPYNVDIKILLKDDSFYNEWSSFKEDLTNDPKHTLNCLGMAIDQMMIETITAKEGMDDVTVSANLPIAVVRISNYGPVLSLRDLKVNSYGKLISIRGCIMRVGNIKHFAQWMEFLCVSCGSRMISRQVDGIYTLPTKCVSCNGKKFQPLLSSVHTKTVTFQVIRLQEHVGDEQDDKGRMPRIIDVDLIEDLVNTCMPGDDITVTGIIKVRGNEKNSSKGNTAANLFSLYMEAVYILNNKSQNKCAVALDLTDVDHLAVKVNCQLREIVKLTRTSAFLIGFSILLQEVYHDPNVFKLLVQSLCPSIYGHELIKAGLILSLFGGSTKSQDVRDDVHVLVVGDPGLGKSQMLQACARVAAKGIYVCGTSSTSTGLTVTLVKDASTGDVVLEPGALVLADKGTCCIDEFDKMSTQHQALLEAMEQQSVSVAKSGMVCCLPARTSILAAANPARGRYDRSKTVIENLNMKQPLLSRFDLIFILLDQPDAHLDDLLSDHVMAVHVGISNQIGDMRSNSTNSLSTGESSTSANNLRQKLSLCPTETIDPIPHRILRNYIIYARQYVKPKITPAAVEVLKDFYLKCRARNDREKITPMTPRQLAALIRLTEACFISIQEADLEL, via the exons ATGAATAATCGTGGTAGAAGTTGGTACAGAAACAAAGGAAAGCGGAAAAGACCATCTGAAATTACGGAAA CAATCGGAGGGTCGAAAAAGGACATGTCAAATCCTACAGATTCAAGCAAGGCATGCTCGCTGTTCAATCCAAATAGACACAACTCTCCATATCATAATTGGGACTTATATTTCCACAACGAAG TGTACACCAAAGCTTCGTCGACagtaagaaaaattgaagcaaTGCAAAGATTTATAATGTCCCATATGGATATATTTCCAGTTTCAAACTTGGAAAACAACAAACCTTATAATGTTGACATTAAGATCCTGCTTAAGGATGACTCGTTTTATAATGAGTGGAGTAGTTTCAAAGAGGATCTGACAAATGATCCGAAACATACGCTAAATTGCCTTGGTATGGCAATTGATCAG ATGATGATTGAAACAATCACAGCAAAAGAGGGAATGGATGATGTGACTGTCTCAGCTAACTTGCCAATAGCTGTAGTAAGAATATCCAATTATGGTCCAGTCCTCTCCCTGAGAGACCTCAAGGTAAATTCTTATG GTAAGCTAATATCCATCAGAGGATGTATTATGAGGGTTGGGAATATAAAGCATTTTGCCCAATGGATGGAGTTCTTGTGTGTATCATGCGGCAGTCGCATGATCTCGAGACAAGTTGATGGAATTTACACCTTACCAACCAAGTGCGTTTCCtgtaatggaaaaaaattccaacctCTCTTGAGTTCGGTACATACAAAAACTGTAACATTTCAAGTGATAAGATTACAGGAACATGTTGGCGATGAGCAG GATGACAAAGGGAGAATGCCCCGTATTATTGATGTCGACTTGATAGAAGACTTAGTCAACACTTGTATGCCAGGAGACGATATTACCGTGACTGGAATAATTAAa GTCAGAGGAAACGAGAAGAATTCATCGAAAGGAAATACTGCCGCGAACTTGTTTTCCTTATACATGGAAGCTGTTtacatattaaataataaatcgcAAAACAAATGTGCTGTTGCACTTGATCTGACTGATGTAGATCACCTTGCAGTAAAGGTCAATTGTCAGTTGCGTGAGATTGTAAAATTAACAAGGACAAGTGCATTTTTAATTggcttttctattttgttgcAGGAAGTCTATCATGATCCAAATGTATTCAAATTACTTGTGCAATCCCTCTGTCCAAGTATTTATGGTCATGAACTCATAAAAGCTGGACTCATTCTAAGCCTGTTCGGAGGGAGCACAAAATCGCAGGATGTGCGCGATGATGTCCATGTTTTAGTTGTCGGTGACCCCGGTCTTGGAAAGTCACAAATGTTGCAAGCTTGTGCTCGTGTTGCAGCCAAAG GTATTTATGTATGTGGTACTTCTAGTACCTCGACGGGTCTAACTGTTACTCTTGTGAAAGATGCCAGTACCGGTGACGTCGTTCTTGAACCTGGAGCACTTGTTCTGGCTGATAAAGGCACCTGTTGCATAgatgaatttgataaaatgtCAACGCAACATCAA GCATTACTTGAAGCGATGGAACAACAAAGTGTCAGTGTAGCTAAATCAGGGATGGTATGTTGCCTTCCAGCTAGGACGTCAATCTTGGCAGCTGCCAATCCAGCTAGAGGACGCTATGACAGGTCCAAaactgtaattgaaaatttgaacatgAAGCAGCCTCTGCTTTCACGTTTCGATCTAATATTTATACTCTTAGACCAACCTGATGCA catTTGGATGATTTACTCTCCGACCACGTTATGGCTGTACATGTTGGCATAAGCAACCAAATTGGAGATATGAGGTCTAACAGTACCAATTCGTTATCGACTGGTGAATCTTCTACGTCAGCAAATAActtgag GCAAAAATTGAGTTTATGTCCAACTGAGACCATTGACCCAATACCACATCGTATTCTTCGAaactatattatatatgctCGGCAATATGTTAAACCAAAAATAACACCTGCTGCAGTAGAAGtattgaaagatttttatttaaaatgtCGAGCGCGAAACGACAGGGAGAAAATAACGCCCATGACACCAAGGCAATTGGCAGCACTAATCAGACTGACTGAG GCATGTTTCATATCAATCCAAGAAGCTGATCTGGAGCTCTAA